The Mauremys mutica isolate MM-2020 ecotype Southern chromosome 1, ASM2049712v1, whole genome shotgun sequence genome has a segment encoding these proteins:
- the LOC123361741 gene encoding ribonuclease H-like, whose amino-acid sequence MLPYALLSEGEEHECPLPETELKLVEEAPPVDEVLNLQLKEVWFTVGSSYHERGKQNMGYAAVQIDVKTISGSMNMTSAQGAEVRALSDLLKLKNNVADCLYVYMDSDFVVQGLLYWIGIWKKNHWETAEVKKLVQKENWKSIYDWLKKPSGKLRIRHIKGHQK is encoded by the coding sequence aTGTTACCATATGCCCTCCTGTCGGAAGGAGAGGAGCATGAATGCCCACTTCCAGAAACCGAACTGAAGTTAGTTGAAGAAGCACCCCCAGTAGATGAAGTATTAAACCTCCAATTAAAAGAGGTTTGGTTTACAGTTGGTAGTTCATACCATGAGAGGGGCAAGCAAAATATGGGATATGCTGCTGTACAAATTGATGTGAAAACTATTTCTGGTTCTATGAATATGACTTCAGCTCAGGGAGCAGAGGTCAGAGCTCTTAGTGATCTGCTTAAACTGAAAAATAATGTTGCAGACTGTCTTTATGTCTATATGGATTCAGACTTTGTGGTACAAGGACTGTTATACTGGATTGGGATTTGGAAAAAGAATCATTGGGAAACAGCTGAGGTGAAAAAATTGGTTCAAAAGGAGAATTGGAAATCTATCTATGATTGGTTGAAAAAACCCTCAGGAAAATTAAGAATAAGACATATTAAAGGTCATCAAAAGTGA